A region of Rhizorhabdus wittichii RW1 DNA encodes the following proteins:
- a CDS encoding GTP cyclohydrolase I (PFAM: GTP cyclohydrolase I): MSASTLHLGKTSTLPASPEQAVLDYVPNPRPGTLYLVRFAAPEFTSLCPVTGQPDFAHLVIDYAPGETIVESKSLKLFLASFRNHAGFHEDCTVGIGQRLAEEMKPVWLRIGGYWYPRGGIPIDVFWQSGPAPEGLWVPDQGVPGYRGRG; encoded by the coding sequence ATGTCCGCGTCCACTCTTCATCTGGGCAAGACCAGCACCCTGCCCGCTTCCCCCGAACAGGCGGTGCTGGATTATGTTCCCAATCCGCGCCCCGGCACCCTTTATCTGGTCCGCTTCGCCGCGCCGGAGTTCACCTCGCTCTGCCCGGTGACGGGCCAGCCCGACTTCGCGCATCTGGTGATCGACTATGCGCCGGGCGAGACGATCGTCGAATCCAAGTCGCTCAAGCTGTTCCTAGCCTCCTTCCGCAACCATGCCGGCTTCCACGAGGATTGCACCGTCGGCATCGGCCAGCGGCTGGCCGAGGAGATGAAGCCGGTCTGGCTGCGCATCGGCGGCTACTGGTATCCGCGCGGCGGCATCCCGATCGACGTCTTCTGGCAATCGGGCCCCGCGCCCGAGGGACTGTGGGTCCCCGACCAGGGCGTCCCCGGCTATCGCGGGCGGGGGTAA
- a CDS encoding binding-protein-dependent transport systems inner membrane component (PFAM: binding-protein-dependent transport systems inner membrane component) — MRPALILIALIVVAALAGPLALDWRYDMIDWDAVRAAPFTAGHPMGTDSVGRDLLARTLVGTRVTLGVAFAAALVSLVVGVAWGAIAGWRGGKVDEAMMRIVDALYALPFMFVVILLMVVFGRSILLVFLGIGAVEWLTMARVVRGQMIALRDRPFVTAAEAAGAPPVAIVLRHMLPNIAGVAIAYLLLTVPQVVMIESFLSFLGLGVQEPMTSLGILLKDGADDMDIAPHALLLPAAMLVALLLCLTRIGESLRDRFVQ; from the coding sequence ATGCGGCCCGCGCTGATCCTGATCGCGCTGATCGTCGTCGCCGCGCTGGCCGGCCCGCTGGCGCTCGACTGGCGCTACGACATGATCGACTGGGACGCGGTGCGCGCGGCGCCCTTCACCGCCGGCCACCCGATGGGCACCGACAGCGTCGGCCGCGACCTGCTCGCGCGGACGCTGGTCGGCACCCGCGTGACGCTGGGCGTCGCCTTCGCCGCCGCGCTGGTGTCGCTGGTCGTCGGCGTCGCCTGGGGCGCCATCGCCGGCTGGCGCGGCGGCAAGGTCGACGAGGCGATGATGCGGATCGTCGATGCGCTCTACGCGCTGCCCTTCATGTTCGTCGTGATCCTGCTGATGGTGGTGTTCGGCCGCTCGATCCTGCTCGTCTTCCTCGGCATCGGCGCGGTCGAGTGGCTGACCATGGCGCGGGTGGTGCGCGGCCAGATGATCGCGCTGCGCGACCGCCCCTTCGTCACCGCCGCCGAAGCCGCCGGCGCGCCGCCGGTCGCGATCGTCCTGCGTCACATGCTGCCCAACATCGCCGGGGTCGCGATCGCCTATCTGCTGCTCACCGTGCCGCAGGTGGTGATGATCGAGAGCTTCCTGTCCTTCCTCGGCCTCGGCGTGCAGGAGCCGATGACGTCGCTCGGCATCCTGCTCAAGGACGGCGCCGACGACATGGACATCGCCCCGCATGCGCTGCTGCTGCCGGCGGCGATGCTCGTCGCCCTGCTGCTCTGCCTGACCCGGATCGGGGAGAGCCTGCGCGACCGTTTCGTCCAATGA
- a CDS encoding Rhodanese domain protein (PFAM: Rhodanese domain protein), which yields MCVRNEEEMMDMLVSTEWLAGELGANDLRVVDATYFALDPARDAQADYEAGHIPGAVYLDLANLKDDMSELPGMLPTAEKFASRMQSLGLGDGSRIVLYDNSLHRTAARAWFMFRMFGANEVAILDGGLQKWVAEGRPLEQGKVALRHRHFTVWRDPAQVRDLGQMKANVASGAEEVVDARSEKRFTGEEGDPRGLAAGHIPGSKNLPFDRLLDADGTFKDKGELQAAFDAAGVDGAKPLVTTCGSGVTASVVLFAAALLGREDIALYDGSWSEWGLRPDTEKAIGPA from the coding sequence ATGTGCGTCCGTAACGAGGAGGAAATGATGGACATGCTGGTTTCGACCGAATGGCTTGCTGGCGAACTCGGGGCCAATGATCTCCGCGTCGTCGACGCGACCTATTTCGCGCTCGATCCCGCGCGCGACGCCCAGGCCGACTATGAGGCCGGGCATATCCCCGGCGCCGTCTATCTCGACCTCGCCAATCTGAAGGACGACATGTCGGAACTGCCCGGCATGCTGCCGACGGCGGAGAAATTCGCCAGCCGCATGCAGTCGCTGGGGCTCGGCGACGGCAGCCGCATCGTCCTCTACGACAACAGCCTGCACCGCACCGCCGCGCGCGCCTGGTTCATGTTCCGCATGTTCGGCGCCAACGAGGTGGCGATCCTCGACGGCGGATTGCAGAAATGGGTCGCCGAGGGCCGGCCGCTCGAACAGGGCAAGGTCGCGCTGCGCCACCGCCACTTCACCGTGTGGCGCGATCCGGCGCAGGTCCGCGACCTCGGCCAGATGAAGGCCAATGTCGCGAGCGGCGCCGAGGAGGTGGTCGACGCGCGGTCCGAGAAGCGTTTCACCGGCGAGGAAGGCGATCCGCGCGGCCTCGCCGCCGGGCACATCCCGGGATCGAAGAACCTGCCCTTCGATCGGCTGCTCGACGCCGACGGCACCTTCAAGGACAAGGGCGAGCTCCAGGCCGCGTTCGATGCCGCCGGTGTCGACGGGGCGAAGCCGCTGGTCACGACCTGCGGTTCGGGCGTCACCGCGTCGGTGGTGCTGTTCGCCGCCGCGCTGCTCGGCCGCGAGGATATCGCCCTCTATGACGGCTCGTGGAGCGAGTGGGGCTTGCGGCCCGACACCGAAAAGGCCATCGGTCCTGCGTGA
- a CDS encoding lipoprotein signal peptidase (TIGRFAM: lipoprotein signal peptidase~PFAM: peptidase A8, signal peptidase II) yields the protein MADARSLHRPLGFGVAAIVLLLDQISKWAIMGPVALRERGLIEITGFFDLRWVENYGVSMGFLIAGSDRERWLLVAGTALIAAGIVAWIWREKAKGDVVALGLVLGGAIGNIADRTRLGYVADFLDPHIGDWHPFLVFNVADAAITIGVLILVLRALLVREPKVPAENVDAV from the coding sequence ATGGCTGACGCGCGTTCCCTGCACCGGCCGCTGGGCTTCGGCGTCGCGGCGATCGTGCTGCTGCTCGACCAGATCAGCAAATGGGCGATCATGGGCCCGGTCGCGCTGCGCGAACGCGGGCTGATCGAGATCACCGGCTTCTTCGACCTGCGCTGGGTGGAAAATTACGGCGTGTCGATGGGCTTCCTGATCGCCGGGTCGGATCGCGAGCGCTGGCTGCTGGTCGCCGGCACCGCGCTGATCGCGGCCGGGATCGTCGCCTGGATCTGGCGGGAAAAGGCGAAGGGCGACGTGGTCGCGCTCGGCCTGGTGCTGGGCGGAGCGATCGGCAACATCGCCGATCGGACGCGGCTCGGCTATGTCGCCGACTTCCTCGATCCCCATATCGGCGACTGGCATCCCTTTTTGGTCTTCAATGTCGCGGACGCCGCGATTACGATAGGTGTGTTGATCCTGGTGCTGCGCGCCCTGCTGGTGCGTGAGCCCAAGGTTCCTGCGGAGAATGTCGATGCGGTCTAA
- a CDS encoding peptidase S10, serine carboxypeptidase (PFAM: peptidase S10, serine carboxypeptidase) produces the protein MRFTTSLAALALALAPLSAHAADEKKKDDAAAATAPVPPPNVSVTKHKGSFGGQSIAYTATTGETYLTDKDDKPVAAIFATSYVKDGGDPKTRPITFLYNGGPGSGSLWLHMGAFGPKRVVLPDARDDGAPPYPVIDNPESLLDVTDLVFIDPVGTGFSHTLGGKDPKDYWGVSADAKSIAEFIRIWLNENGRWASPKYIGGESYGTTRSIALINELEGSYNDVAVNGIILISTILDFGAAAEAQGNEMPYILNLPSMATTAWYHHKIANPPATVAEVAAQARAFAIGPYAAALLKGNQLGAEERASVRAELARLTGLSEAFVDNANLRVSPGRFYKELLRDRGQVIGRLDTRYTGVDYDKAGEEPDNDPSFYGIDAAYTSAINSYVRGDLKLKTDRHYVTIGGVNSWDWKLADQRGRDGEVYVNVAPYLGKALRENSGLRVFVGQGWYDFATPFFGAEYSLNRPGFDPSRISFHYYDAGHMMYVRPDDLRKLSADVRAFIRER, from the coding sequence ATGCGCTTCACCACCAGCCTGGCCGCCCTCGCGCTGGCCCTCGCCCCGCTGTCCGCCCACGCCGCCGACGAGAAGAAGAAGGACGATGCCGCCGCCGCCACCGCGCCGGTGCCGCCGCCCAATGTCTCGGTGACGAAGCACAAGGGCAGCTTCGGCGGGCAGTCGATCGCCTATACCGCGACCACCGGCGAGACCTATCTGACCGACAAGGACGACAAGCCGGTCGCGGCGATCTTCGCGACCTCCTATGTCAAGGATGGCGGCGATCCGAAGACGCGGCCGATCACCTTCCTCTACAATGGCGGCCCAGGCTCGGGCTCGCTGTGGCTGCACATGGGCGCGTTCGGGCCGAAGCGGGTCGTGCTGCCCGACGCCAGGGACGACGGCGCGCCGCCCTATCCGGTGATCGACAATCCCGAAAGTCTGCTCGACGTCACCGACCTCGTCTTCATCGATCCGGTCGGCACCGGCTTCTCGCACACGCTGGGCGGCAAGGACCCCAAGGATTATTGGGGCGTCTCGGCCGACGCCAAGTCGATCGCCGAGTTCATCCGCATCTGGCTGAACGAGAACGGCCGCTGGGCCTCGCCCAAATATATCGGCGGCGAAAGCTACGGCACCACCCGCTCGATCGCGCTGATCAACGAGCTGGAGGGCAGCTACAACGACGTCGCGGTCAACGGGATCATCCTGATCTCGACGATCCTCGATTTCGGCGCGGCGGCCGAGGCGCAGGGCAATGAGATGCCCTATATCCTCAACCTGCCGTCGATGGCGACGACCGCCTGGTATCACCACAAGATCGCCAACCCGCCCGCGACCGTCGCCGAGGTCGCGGCGCAGGCGCGCGCCTTCGCGATCGGGCCCTATGCGGCGGCGCTGCTCAAGGGCAACCAGCTCGGCGCCGAGGAGCGCGCCTCGGTCCGTGCCGAGCTCGCCCGGCTGACCGGCCTGTCGGAGGCGTTCGTCGACAACGCCAATCTGCGCGTCTCGCCGGGCCGCTTCTACAAGGAGCTGCTGCGCGACCGGGGGCAGGTGATCGGCCGGCTCGACACCCGCTATACCGGCGTCGACTATGACAAGGCGGGCGAGGAGCCCGACAACGACCCCAGCTTCTACGGCATCGACGCGGCCTATACCTCGGCGATCAACAGCTATGTGCGCGGCGACCTCAAGCTGAAGACCGACCGCCATTATGTGACGATCGGCGGGGTCAACAGCTGGGACTGGAAGCTGGCCGACCAGCGCGGCCGCGACGGGGAGGTCTATGTCAACGTCGCGCCCTATCTGGGCAAGGCGCTGCGCGAGAATAGCGGCCTGCGCGTGTTCGTCGGCCAGGGCTGGTATGATTTCGCGACGCCCTTCTTCGGCGCCGAATATTCATTGAACCGGCCGGGTTTCGACCCGTCGCGGATCAGCTTCCATTATTATGACGCGGGCCACATGATGTACGTCCGCCCCGACGACCTCCGCAAGCTGAGCGCCGACGTCCGGGCGTTCATCCGGGAACGCTGA
- a CDS encoding cystathionine beta-lyase (TIGRFAM: cystathionine beta-lyase~PFAM: Cys/Met metabolism pyridoxal-phosphate-dependent enzymes), whose product MTDDEGSGLKPGTRLVTAGRHAKNRRGIVNPPVWRASTILFDSVAELRAGVRKPDDGLYYGRRGTPTQWSLAEALTELEPGAAGTVLYPSGVAAISAVLLSLLAPGDELLMVDSAYEPSRAICNGLLRRFGIETRFYDPAIGAGIADLIGDRTRVVFLESPGSLTFEVQDVPAIAAAARARGVTTVLDNTWATPLLFPALAHGVDISILACTKYIVGHSDVMMGSATAVPGHFEKLRRTSHALGQCVSPDDAYLAARGLRTLQLRLRQHEEGALAVARWLAEQPQVARVLHPALPDCPGHELWKRDFSGASGLFSIVLDGGDDAARAALIDGLDLFGIGFSWGGYESLALPVDPAGLRTATSWQAEGPAIRLHIGIEDPADLIADLGRGLARFESARG is encoded by the coding sequence GTGACCGACGATGAAGGTTCAGGCCTGAAGCCCGGCACCCGGCTGGTGACGGCCGGGCGCCACGCGAAGAACCGCCGGGGGATCGTCAATCCCCCGGTCTGGCGCGCGTCGACCATCTTGTTCGACAGCGTCGCCGAATTGCGCGCCGGCGTCCGCAAGCCCGACGACGGGCTCTATTACGGCCGGCGCGGCACCCCGACCCAATGGTCGCTGGCCGAGGCGCTGACCGAACTCGAGCCGGGCGCGGCGGGCACCGTCCTCTATCCGTCGGGCGTCGCGGCGATCAGCGCGGTGCTGCTGTCGCTGCTCGCGCCCGGCGACGAGCTGCTGATGGTCGACAGCGCCTATGAGCCGAGCCGGGCGATCTGCAACGGCCTGCTCAGGCGCTTCGGCATAGAGACCCGCTTCTATGATCCGGCGATCGGCGCCGGCATCGCCGACCTGATCGGCGATCGGACCCGCGTCGTCTTCCTCGAAAGCCCCGGCAGCCTGACCTTCGAGGTGCAGGACGTCCCCGCGATCGCCGCCGCGGCGCGGGCGCGCGGGGTGACGACGGTGCTCGACAACACCTGGGCGACCCCGCTGCTCTTCCCCGCGCTCGCGCACGGCGTCGACATCAGCATCCTCGCCTGCACCAAATATATCGTCGGCCATTCGGACGTGATGATGGGATCGGCGACCGCCGTCCCCGGTCATTTCGAGAAGCTGCGGCGGACCAGCCATGCGCTGGGCCAATGCGTCAGCCCCGATGACGCCTATCTCGCCGCGCGCGGCCTGCGCACCCTGCAGCTCCGCCTGCGCCAGCATGAGGAGGGCGCGCTCGCCGTGGCGCGCTGGCTGGCCGAACAGCCGCAGGTCGCGCGGGTGCTCCATCCGGCCCTGCCCGACTGCCCCGGCCATGAACTGTGGAAGCGCGATTTTTCGGGCGCATCGGGGTTGTTCAGCATCGTCCTGGACGGCGGCGACGATGCGGCGCGGGCGGCGCTGATCGACGGACTCGACCTGTTCGGGATCGGCTTCTCCTGGGGCGGCTATGAGAGCCTGGCGCTGCCGGTCGATCCGGCGGGCCTGCGCACCGCCACCTCGTGGCAGGCGGAAGGGCCGGCCATCCGCCTCCACATCGGAATCGAGGACCCGGCGGACCTGATCGCCGACCTCGGACGCGGCCTGGCCCGATTCGAATCGGCGCGGGGCTGA
- a CDS encoding ABC transporter related (PFAM: ABC transporter related~SMART: AAA ATPase), with protein MTLLAADNLDIRIGGRRIVEGASFAIAAGRSLALVGASGSGKSQTCLAPFGLSPATVQGSFRLDGEELVGAREARLRHVRGGDVGFVFQQPLTALTPHLTIGAQLREAWTQAGAPRPSRAEMAAALERVGLNDPRERLDQYPHRLSGGQRQRALIAMAIAHRPKLLVADEPTTALDAMLRAEIMVLLGRLCDEEGMALLLVSHDLAAVADHADAVAVMHAGRIVETGPTRAVLGDPKSDYARALIAASPRLDGPPPALGPVGTPLVEARQVSVSFARPGWRRGRLQAVDAVDIDVAEGEAVAIVGGSGSGKSTLARAIARLGPIDAGEVRWRGAPLPPRKAMRPRDRAGLQPVFQDPVASLDPLWKVRDIVAEPLRRLRPDLDDAAVAARVEAVLAEVGLDPALAGRRPAALSGGQAQRVAIARALGPDPAMLLLDEATSALDVLVAGTILDLLAELQKQRGLAILMITHDLAVARRLCHRIVVMDAGRIVEEGPAERLIAAPAHPITAKLVAASR; from the coding sequence ATGACCCTGCTCGCCGCCGACAATCTCGACATCCGGATCGGCGGCCGGCGGATCGTCGAGGGCGCGAGCTTCGCGATCGCGGCGGGCCGCTCGCTGGCGCTGGTCGGCGCATCGGGATCGGGCAAGAGCCAGACCTGCCTCGCCCCCTTCGGCCTGTCGCCCGCGACCGTCCAGGGCTCCTTCCGGCTCGACGGCGAGGAACTGGTCGGCGCACGCGAGGCACGGCTGCGCCATGTCCGCGGCGGCGACGTCGGCTTCGTCTTCCAGCAGCCTCTGACCGCGCTGACCCCGCACCTGACGATCGGCGCCCAGCTCCGCGAGGCCTGGACCCAGGCCGGGGCGCCACGCCCGAGCCGGGCGGAGATGGCCGCCGCGCTCGAACGGGTCGGGCTCAACGACCCGCGCGAGCGGCTCGACCAATATCCGCACCGCCTGTCGGGCGGGCAGCGGCAGCGTGCGCTGATCGCCATGGCGATCGCCCATCGCCCGAAGCTGCTCGTCGCCGACGAGCCGACCACCGCGCTCGACGCGATGCTGCGCGCCGAGATCATGGTGCTGCTCGGCCGGCTGTGCGACGAGGAGGGGATGGCGCTGCTGCTCGTCAGCCACGACCTCGCCGCCGTCGCCGACCATGCCGACGCCGTCGCGGTGATGCACGCCGGCCGGATCGTCGAGACCGGCCCGACCCGCGCGGTGCTGGGCGATCCGAAGAGCGACTATGCCCGCGCGCTGATCGCCGCCAGCCCCCGCCTCGACGGCCCCCCACCCGCGCTCGGCCCGGTCGGCACACCGCTGGTCGAGGCGCGGCAAGTGTCGGTCTCCTTCGCGCGACCGGGCTGGCGGCGCGGCCGTCTCCAGGCGGTCGACGCCGTCGACATCGACGTGGCCGAGGGGGAGGCCGTGGCGATCGTCGGCGGATCGGGATCGGGCAAGTCGACGCTGGCGCGCGCGATCGCCCGGCTCGGCCCGATCGACGCGGGCGAGGTCCGCTGGCGCGGCGCCCCGCTGCCGCCGCGCAAGGCGATGCGCCCGCGCGACCGCGCCGGGCTCCAGCCGGTGTTCCAGGACCCGGTCGCCAGCCTCGATCCGCTGTGGAAGGTCCGCGACATCGTCGCCGAGCCGCTGCGCCGGCTGCGCCCCGACCTCGACGATGCGGCGGTCGCCGCGCGGGTCGAGGCGGTGCTGGCCGAGGTCGGGCTCGACCCCGCGCTCGCCGGCCGGCGGCCCGCCGCGCTGTCGGGCGGCCAGGCGCAGCGCGTCGCGATCGCCCGCGCGCTCGGCCCCGATCCGGCGATGCTGCTGCTCGACGAGGCAACCTCGGCGCTGGACGTGCTCGTCGCGGGCACGATCCTCGACCTGCTCGCCGAGCTCCAGAAGCAGCGCGGCCTCGCCATATTGATGATCACCCACGACCTCGCCGTCGCCCGGCGGCTCTGCCACCGCATCGTCGTGATGGATGCGGGCCGGATCGTCGAGGAGGGACCGGCCGAGCGCCTGATCGCGGCGCCGGCCCATCCCATCACGGCGAAACTGGTGGCGGCGAGCCGCTGA
- a CDS encoding binding-protein-dependent transport systems inner membrane component (PFAM: binding-protein-dependent transport systems inner membrane component): MLDLIRRRLLTALPTLAAVVILSFVLMRVAPGGPFDGERPLDPQTRAALMAAYGLDRPLPEQVGRYVWRLLHGDFGPSLVYRDFSVTDLIARGLPISLTLGGLALLLALLLGLGAGMTAAARPGGRVDRGLMLGATLLTALPSFVVGPLLALIFGLWAGWLPVSGWGDGDPPHMILPVIALALPATGAIAKLARAGLAEVLAQDHVRMARARGLSRPRILIVHALRPALVPVASYLGPAAAGLLTGAVVIETVFALPGLGRYFVQGALNRDYPLVLGVVTLYAALIILFNLLADLAYGWLDPRARR, translated from the coding sequence GTGCTCGACCTGATCCGCCGCCGGCTGCTGACCGCGCTGCCGACCCTGGCGGCGGTGGTGATCCTCTCCTTCGTGCTGATGCGGGTCGCGCCCGGCGGGCCGTTCGACGGCGAACGGCCGCTCGATCCGCAGACCCGCGCCGCGCTGATGGCCGCCTATGGGCTCGACCGGCCGTTGCCCGAGCAGGTCGGCCGCTATGTCTGGCGGCTGCTGCACGGCGATTTCGGACCGTCGCTGGTCTATCGCGACTTCAGCGTCACCGACCTGATCGCGCGCGGCCTGCCGATCTCGCTGACGCTCGGCGGGCTGGCGCTGCTGCTCGCGCTGCTGCTCGGCCTCGGCGCCGGCATGACCGCCGCCGCGCGTCCGGGCGGCCGCGTCGATCGCGGGCTGATGCTCGGCGCGACCTTGCTCACCGCGCTGCCCAGCTTCGTCGTCGGCCCGCTGCTCGCGCTGATCTTCGGGCTGTGGGCAGGATGGCTGCCGGTGTCGGGCTGGGGCGACGGCGATCCGCCGCACATGATCCTGCCGGTCATCGCCCTCGCTTTGCCCGCGACCGGCGCGATCGCCAAGCTGGCGCGCGCGGGACTCGCCGAAGTGCTGGCGCAGGACCATGTCCGCATGGCCCGCGCGCGCGGGCTGAGCCGGCCGCGCATCCTGATCGTCCACGCGCTGCGCCCCGCTTTGGTGCCGGTCGCCTCCTATCTCGGGCCGGCCGCCGCCGGGCTGCTGACCGGCGCGGTGGTGATCGAGACGGTGTTCGCGCTGCCGGGGCTCGGCCGCTATTTCGTGCAGGGCGCGCTCAACCGCGACTATCCGCTCGTGCTCGGCGTGGTCACGCTCTACGCGGCGCTGATCATCCTGTTCAACCTGCTCGCCGACCTGGCCTATGGCTGGCTCGACCCACGGGCGAGGCGCTAG